One Halobaculum sp. CBA1158 DNA segment encodes these proteins:
- a CDS encoding DUF2298 domain-containing protein, with the protein MEYALVLRWLLALLALGAVGIPLAARLFPRFATRGVGFALPVSTLVVGVVAFWVGRVAFGPVALAAGLLVLLAASALALLDRDALRAGDVAVDEDARERLPELDVVADTAVVFVAAVCLIVVIRGYDPAVDPIAGEKFLDYGILKSLLRADALPPEDMWFAGEGVRYYYGGHLVAALWSTLTATPARFGYNLALAGFFGALVAAVYDLAGAVAAERGRSRRAAGLLAAFLVGVAGNLHTGGWALLRALPADLRGRVGDAVGIDAGSVAAEEFSYWTASRIIPGTINEFPLFGWLNGDLHAHMTMTPFLVLAAALAYALYRTPAVETRRRRLLLFGAIPLLGGFQAVLDTWSFPSVFGLAFLALAAAPAAPRTLLPEALADRVDDAVRDDRLADELARPLVAGPVVVVAGALAALVAMPFLVSAVGGSGSERALAVLPVEMRSSLGGLLVVHGAFLATFLVGLFGAVGRERPLTVLASVAALWVAGLAVGLPALGPFGVLLAAGWVALRTDRAGFETVLIVGGAGLALIVEVVFLREQAGPGRMNTVFKTYAQVWPLWAAAAGVVLAGLLDAAPRPEASMLWPSAGTREVAGSVFLALLLATTGMYAAFALPAHVGGGYPEDPTLDGTHFVGASHPSDAPAIEWLDDRPDQPAILSAPATRVYPGADPRRGHSPGMYQWEANPAASLTGLPTVAGWHHEVGYRGPEAYFARVRQADDAYTSRARAVEVLREHDVRYVWVGPAERDRYREFGMIDFGSIEGIDRVDAASTATVTVYEVDHSSLPAAAELRDEEN; encoded by the coding sequence ATGGAGTACGCCCTCGTCCTCCGGTGGCTCCTCGCGCTGCTGGCGCTGGGTGCCGTCGGGATCCCCCTCGCCGCCCGCCTGTTCCCCCGGTTCGCCACCCGCGGCGTCGGGTTCGCCCTCCCCGTGTCGACGCTCGTCGTCGGCGTCGTCGCCTTCTGGGTCGGCCGAGTCGCGTTCGGTCCGGTGGCGCTCGCGGCCGGACTGCTCGTCCTGTTGGCGGCGTCGGCGCTGGCGCTCCTCGACCGCGACGCCCTCCGCGCGGGCGACGTCGCCGTCGACGAAGACGCCCGCGAACGGCTTCCCGAGTTGGACGTCGTCGCCGACACCGCCGTGGTGTTCGTCGCCGCCGTCTGTCTGATCGTCGTGATCCGCGGGTACGACCCGGCGGTCGACCCGATCGCCGGCGAGAAGTTCCTCGATTACGGCATCCTCAAGTCGCTGTTGCGCGCGGACGCGCTCCCCCCCGAGGACATGTGGTTCGCCGGCGAGGGCGTCCGCTACTACTACGGCGGCCACCTGGTCGCGGCCCTGTGGTCGACGCTGACGGCGACGCCGGCGCGGTTCGGCTACAACCTCGCGCTCGCGGGGTTCTTCGGGGCGCTCGTCGCCGCCGTCTACGACCTCGCGGGCGCGGTCGCCGCCGAGCGCGGGCGCTCGCGACGCGCCGCCGGCCTGCTCGCGGCGTTCCTCGTCGGCGTCGCCGGCAACCTCCACACGGGCGGGTGGGCGCTGTTGCGGGCGCTCCCGGCGGACCTCCGGGGACGCGTCGGCGACGCCGTCGGGATCGACGCCGGAAGCGTCGCCGCCGAGGAGTTCTCCTACTGGACGGCCAGCCGGATCATCCCGGGGACGATCAACGAGTTCCCGCTGTTCGGGTGGCTCAACGGCGACCTCCACGCGCACATGACGATGACGCCGTTCCTCGTGCTTGCGGCGGCGCTTGCGTACGCGCTCTACCGGACGCCCGCCGTCGAGACGCGCCGGCGACGGCTCCTCCTGTTCGGGGCGATCCCCCTCCTCGGCGGCTTCCAAGCGGTACTCGACACCTGGAGCTTCCCGAGCGTCTTCGGCCTCGCGTTCCTCGCGCTGGCGGCCGCCCCCGCCGCGCCCCGGACGCTGCTGCCGGAGGCCCTCGCGGACCGGGTCGACGACGCCGTCCGCGACGACCGACTCGCCGACGAGCTCGCGCGACCCCTCGTCGCCGGGCCGGTCGTCGTCGTCGCCGGCGCGCTGGCGGCGCTGGTCGCGATGCCGTTCCTCGTGAGCGCGGTCGGCGGCAGCGGGAGCGAGCGCGCGCTGGCCGTGTTGCCCGTCGAGATGCGGTCGTCGCTGGGGGGGCTACTCGTCGTCCACGGCGCGTTCCTCGCGACGTTCCTCGTGGGCCTGTTCGGCGCGGTCGGGCGCGAGCGCCCCCTGACGGTGCTGGCGAGCGTCGCCGCGCTGTGGGTCGCCGGCCTCGCCGTCGGCCTCCCCGCGCTGGGGCCGTTCGGCGTCCTGCTCGCGGCGGGGTGGGTCGCGCTTCGGACCGACCGCGCGGGATTCGAGACCGTGCTGATCGTCGGCGGGGCCGGGCTGGCGCTGATCGTCGAGGTGGTGTTCCTGCGCGAGCAGGCCGGGCCCGGGCGGATGAACACCGTGTTCAAGACGTACGCGCAGGTGTGGCCGCTGTGGGCCGCCGCCGCCGGCGTCGTGCTCGCGGGGCTGCTCGATGCCGCCCCTCGACCCGAAGCGTCGATGCTGTGGCCGAGTGCGGGCACCCGCGAGGTCGCCGGGTCGGTGTTCCTCGCGCTCCTGCTCGCGACGACGGGGATGTACGCCGCCTTCGCGCTGCCGGCGCACGTCGGCGGGGGATACCCCGAGGACCCGACGCTCGACGGCACCCACTTCGTCGGGGCGTCCCATCCGAGCGACGCGCCGGCCATCGAGTGGCTCGACGACCGGCCCGACCAGCCCGCTATCCTCTCGGCTCCCGCGACGCGGGTGTACCCCGGCGCGGATCCCCGCCGGGGGCACTCGCCGGGGATGTACCAGTGGGAGGCCAACCCCGCCGCCAGCCTCACCGGCCTCCCGACGGTCGCCGGCTGGCACCACGAGGTCGGCTACCGCGGGCCGGAGGCGTACTTCGCGCGGGTTCGCCAGGCCGACGACGCGTACACCTCGCGGGCGCGGGCCGTCGAGGTCCTGCGCGAGCACGACGTGCGCTACGTCTGGGTCGGCCCCGCCGAGCGCGATCGCTACCGGGAGTTCGGCATGATCGACTTCGGATCCATCGAGGGGATCGACCGAGTCGACGCCGCCTCGACGGCGACGGTGACCGTGTACGAGGTGGACCACTCGTCGCTGCCGGCGGCCGCGGAGCTTCGCGACGAGGAGAACTGA
- a CDS encoding GtrA family protein, producing MSRDRGTVETLASGTRIGQFVSVGVVGATVDIASSTALSELGVFPELAALIGIETAIVVMFLLNDRVTFAGEGAAGVVPALRRLVRSNVVRAGGTAVQLVVFTLLFRVVAIPVSAAGIDLWFVASRVGGIGAGMVVNYVAESLFTWRVGE from the coding sequence ATGAGTCGGGACCGCGGCACAGTCGAGACGCTGGCGTCGGGGACGCGCATCGGCCAGTTCGTCTCCGTCGGCGTCGTCGGCGCGACCGTCGACATCGCCTCCTCGACGGCGCTCAGCGAACTCGGCGTGTTCCCCGAACTGGCCGCGCTGATCGGCATCGAGACGGCGATCGTCGTCATGTTCCTGCTCAACGACCGCGTCACGTTCGCGGGCGAGGGGGCCGCCGGCGTCGTCCCGGCGCTCCGTCGACTCGTCCGGTCGAACGTCGTCCGCGCCGGCGGGACCGCGGTACAGCTCGTCGTGTTCACGCTGCTGTTTCGCGTCGTCGCGATCCCCGTCTCGGCGGCGGGGATCGACCTGTGGTTCGTCGCCTCCCGCGTCGGCGGCATCGGCGCGGGGATGGTCGTCAACTACGTCGCCGAGAGCCTGTTCACCTGGCGCGTTGGCGAGTAA
- a CDS encoding glycosyltransferase: protein MQPTVGIVVPAYRPDPGRLRTYLAALRETIDPDELRVELDAPGRATGSATAPDSTTVRESLELPDWVDCRVVRRRRGKGAAVTAGFEALSTDVYAFADADGATPAASLSDVIDPVAGDEADLAAGSRRHPAADVRSHQTIARRLLGDGFAWTARRLLDADLHDYQCGAKALSAATWDAVRDHLYEPGFAWDIELIAVAAALDHRIVEVPVTWEDQPGSTVSPVGDTLDMGRGLLVARHRARLIRDDRLHRLLDREEGVALVNRPGEDDASAASGGDGGVTDASGSDAR from the coding sequence ATGCAGCCGACCGTCGGGATCGTCGTCCCCGCGTATCGGCCGGATCCGGGTCGGCTCCGGACGTACCTCGCCGCGCTTCGGGAGACGATCGACCCCGACGAGCTCCGCGTCGAACTCGACGCTCCGGGGCGCGCGACCGGCTCGGCGACGGCCCCCGACTCGACGACCGTCCGCGAGTCACTCGAGTTGCCCGACTGGGTCGACTGTCGGGTGGTCCGGCGTCGCCGGGGGAAAGGCGCGGCCGTCACCGCAGGGTTCGAGGCGCTCTCGACGGACGTGTACGCCTTCGCCGACGCCGACGGGGCCACCCCCGCGGCGTCGCTTTCGGACGTGATCGACCCCGTCGCCGGCGACGAGGCGGACCTCGCCGCCGGCTCCCGCCGGCACCCCGCCGCGGACGTGCGGTCACACCAGACGATCGCGAGGCGCTTGCTCGGCGACGGCTTCGCGTGGACCGCGCGCCGGCTGCTCGATGCGGACCTCCACGACTATCAATGCGGCGCGAAGGCGCTGTCGGCGGCGACGTGGGACGCCGTCCGCGACCACCTGTACGAGCCGGGGTTCGCGTGGGACATCGAGCTGATCGCCGTGGCGGCCGCGCTGGACCACCGGATCGTCGAGGTGCCCGTGACGTGGGAGGACCAGCCCGGATCGACCGTCTCGCCGGTCGGCGACACCCTCGACATGGGACGGGGGCTGCTCGTCGCGCGCCACCGCGCGCGACTCATCCGCGACGACCGCCTGCACCGCCTGCTCGACCGCGAGGAGGGCGTCGCGCTGGTGAACCGCCCGGGCGAGGACGACGCCTCGGCCGCGTCCGGCGGCGACGGCGGCGTGACGGACGCCTCCGGGAGCGACGCGCGATGA